The DNA region TGCTGATGTGCTGCCAATCTTGGCCAAGATGCTGGTGAACATGAAGGCTGAACCGCTGCACCTGTGCCACCGGCTGGACAAGGAGACAACGGGAGTGATGGTGCTGGCGCggagcagggaggcagcagacaGGATCCGGCTCCTCTTCAAAACCCGCCAGGTGGAGAAGATATACTGGTAGGAAGGTTTGGGAAGGAAGATCATGGAAGGGATTAGGTTAGCAAGGACCTTACACTGAGTTCCAACTGCTCTGCTTTAAGCGGGGTTACCAGCCATTAGATCAGACTGGCTGGAGCTCCAGAAGTGTCTCTGACAAACAGCAGAGTCACCAGTGTGCAGATGTGGGGACGTggggccccatctaacctgaccttgaaccaactgcaccactcagcttgacGTCATTATTGCATTTGATGAGAGCACtctcaatcccactgtctgtgATTATGAATGCTTGAGTATCTTGTTAAAAGGGTTTCTCCTGGGGAGAAGAGTGAGGGGTAAGGGAGAGTTTCTATCCTGCTGGGTGTGCAAAGGGCCGTAGCAGCATCACACagatctctgcttttcctttgcagggCAATTAGTGTGGGAAACCCAGACCCTGCTGAGGGCATCGTGGAAATCCCCATGGTGGAGAGGGAGGTGCAGAGCCACCAGCCTCATTACAAGGTGAGCGAGCATCCTCTCAGCTGCAGTCTGGggctttttccccttcccattGGGCTCATCCTCTTGCTGTGGTTCAGATGACGCTGGCCCCAAACTACCGCGTGTCTCCTGAGGATGGAAAGGTGCTGAGAATCCGCAAGAACCGCAGTGCTGAGAGCGCAGTGACGCGGTATCGCGTTCTGGCCAGCTcttctgcctgctctctgctggaGCTCCAGCCCATCACAGGTGAGGCTTAGCCGGGTGTTCGTGTGCTGTGCCAGCCACCCAGCTACTTGGTCACCTTGGCTGTGTTTTCTGTACAGCCGGGAGCAGTCCTGGAGAGAGGAACAAGCTGTAGAACATGGCCAAAGCTCTGGGAACCAGTGCTGTTTTGCTGCCAGGGCTCGCAGCACAAGGTTACCCAGCATGAGGGTGTTTTTAGGGGCCTGGGTTGGTAGTGAGTATAGACCTGATGCCCAGTGTGACAGATGCgatgtttctccttttctccctcctcatCTCAGGAGTGAAACACCAGCTCCGGGTTCACCTGGCCTATGGATTGGGATGCCCCATCCTGGGGGATCATAAATATTCGCACTGGAGCAAGCTGGCACCGCAGGTAAGTCAGATACCGTGCCATGGAGCAGGGCAGAGGAGGGACCAGCTGCTTGGTGGTGCATGCTGGGATTCTGAGACCAGGCTGCTGACATGGGGGTATGGAATTGGGTGTTAGGGCTGTCCTCACACCACTCTGTCCTCAACACAGAAGCTTCCTGAAATCACTCTGAAGAGGttgaagctgcagcagagcaagtCTCGCCACCTCCCTCTACACCTCCATGCCTACCGCCTCTCCCTGCCGCTGGGCACCAGTGGCAAACAGATAGACCTTGTATGTGAGCCACCCAGCTTCTTCCACAGGACGCTGAGGAAGCTGGAGCTGGACATTCCTAAGGAATAGGATGAGGCCTGTCAACTGGACTGATCCTTTGCACTCCATACTTATAGCACgtgacagtgctgcagtggtGTTTCACTCATGGCAAGTGGTGTGATGAggtttgtgctctgctgcttggGAGACACCTTGCCTTCTGGGTAGTGGAGTTGCTGGCTTAGCCTCTGTGCACTTCTTGTCCACAGTCCATACCTGATCAGGAGCAGAAAGCATAGTGGGTGCACTCAGGCCTCTTGTTTATACTGATGAGGCTGGGTAGAAACTGGGCATTGATCATTCTGTGCTCTGAACTTGTCCCTGTCCAATAAAGAACCCAGCTTCTGCAAAGGTGAAGGTTGTGTGGCTCTCTGTGGTCAGGGCAGGTGAACCTCAGTGCCTGGGCGGGTTTGAACACCTCTGAGTGTAAAGCCAGTCAGTTCAGAGCTTCCTTGGCTCAGCCCTTCTGTACTGTCTTACATCCTGGCACTCAGATTTGGAGACTTTgtctggaaaaatgaaaagccaacACAGTAAGAGTGAAAtttggcagcagctgtgagttCTGGCTGTGTTgagaggctgcacagagccacagcaTGGCAGGGACTCCCCTCAGCTTGGCTGAGCAGCCTGGGGCTCCTCTGGCTTTGGCTGTTGGCTTCTTGGGCAGCAGGCGCACTGCCAGAGCTGGGAGCTTTTCTGTCCTCTGTTCCATCTCACCAACTCCTGATTTCCATATTGCTTTTTTCTAGATCCCAATACTTGTATCTCTGTCCCACTGGAGCTCTCTGCGTTGTCCTAACTGCTCTCCTGGAGCCGGAttagagggggggggggcaataGGAGCTTGTAAAGCTGGTATCCAGGGAACCAGAGCTGATGTACACATAAACAGTGCAATCACTGATGTCTTCTTAGCTCCTGGTGCCACTTGTCCTGTCCTCAAGGCTTGGGAGCTGAGGAGCAGGACCTTCTCCAGCAGCCCTGGCACGCAGGAGTGCTGGAAGGGGGCTCTTTGTACCCTGTGAGGCCACTCTGTACCTGGCTAGAGCTTTTGGTTTGGGTGATGCCCCATCCTCGCTtgttacagaaagcaaaaatagatCAGAAGCCCCACGCCCCGTGAACATGTTGCTGGAAATACATCTGTTTATGACAGAGGAGATTAAAACCACGGGGATCTGGTCCATGCTGGGACCCATGGTGGCTGGGCAGGAATGCTGCCTTGGCCATGGTGCTGTGACTACAAGGCTTTTTCTTGTCTATTTTGGGGCACGTTATTTGCATTCCTGCCAGTGAAAGGCTTCCCCTGTAATTATCAGTTGATTTAACACACTGTCTAAGCTGTCATTTACAGCTGCCTGCTTGGTAGCACTTGGCATGCAATGCTTCCATCCATACAAAGCCTCTTGCCGCGCTGGTTGCACCTCAGACAGCTCCAGGacccccaggcagcagcactggacTCCATTTCCCTGTGGCGTAGCCCTTCCCGGGGAGAAAGATGTCCCTGTCGCACACGGCTGCCGAGTACATGCTTTCAGATGCCCTCCTCCCAGACCCCAGCAGCTCCCGTGCCAAGGGCTTGCGGCTGGAGCTGCCGAGCGACCGTGTGCTGAAGTTCGTcgctgtggggctgcccctcTTCCTTGTCTCACTGGCCTTCGCCCGGGAGTTCTCTGCTGGTGAGTTGTGGGGACAGTGTTTGTATCACACGACTTGCTGGGTCGGGTTTGGGGTGGTGAGTACCGTAAAAGCCTGATGTTTTCACTGGCATGACATCACAGCCTGGAAATCCCATTTGAGGGGGTTTTAAGTTTTCTGTCTTGGGCTTACTGTTcgttttttaattgattttgatAGCTTTTATcgatttattattatatttaattGCCTGCTGGTAGCCCTAGCCCTCTGAGGGTTGCTATGCCCTCTCACCTGCTGCCCATGCTGTTCTGCTCACAGCATCCTGTAGTGCTCCTATCTCAAAGGCAGGGTTGTTTTGGGGGGAGGTGTCAGTGGGGTTTTGAGGTCTCCCCTGGACTTTTTAGGGCTTTTGCTGTCCCAGAGTTTGGTGCTTGCCGGGATAATGGGGGTGggctggtgacagcagcacGGAGTTTCATTGATGGTGCTGTTTTGTGCATCTCAACATTGAGCTAAAGCTGGATTTGGCCGGTGTTGTTCTGTGGCTTTGCAAGGTTTGGTTTTGTGCCGGTTTGTGTCAGGTTCACATTTCCCTGCTGTGAACCTGTGGCTGTGCTGAAATGGAAGCGTCTGGGAAATGGTAGAACCCTCACCCCTCTGACAGCCATAAAACAGTGCAACGGGGACAGATAACTACAACGAGCCTTGTCCTgcctgctcagctccctcctcctTGTAGGCTCACAGATCAGCTGTTTCTCACCCTCCAACTTCACGGGGAAGCAATCTGCCTATGCTGACACAGCTTGCTGGGACTCACTCCTCCACCACGGCTTCGATGCTGAGGGACGTGCTGTCACCAAGTCCCTTTGGGCTCTCAAGGTACAGTGGTGGGTTGGTATGGGGCCGTCAACTCGGTGACAGGGCGCTACCAGCTCCTGCCATCGTGTTGGTGGGGGCAGATCCTGGAGGGCAAAGTAGCTGTGCACCTCATCCCTCCTAAAGTCCCTCTCTCCTGGAGAACCCTAACCTAGGGATGGTCTCCCTCAGGTCTTCCCGTACTCGCTGCTGGTGGTGGCGGTGCTCATGTACCTGCCCTACCTGCTGTGGCGTTATGCAGCCTCCCCCACCCTCCACTCTGACCTCCTCTTCATCATCGACGAGCTGGACAAGTCCTATAACCGCTCTGTGCGCCTGGTGCAGCACATGAGGAAGGTCCAGCAGGAGAGCGATGATTCGGAGCAGTTCTGGGAGGAGTATGAGAGGTGAGACAGCGTGGTGGGGGGACATCCAGTCATAGCCCCTGCACACTGCCTTGGGGTCACCTCCTCACTCACTGTGGCTTTAATGAGCAATGGGGAGGGTCCaactctctgctttctctccagGGCTCGACGGGAGAGGTACTTTGAGTTCCCCTTGCTGGAGCGCTACCTTGCCTGCAAGCAGCACTCTCACTCCCTGGTCATCATCTACCTCCTGAGGAACCTCCTCCTGCTCTTGTTCTTGGCTGCAACTTGCCTCTACCTGGTCTTCCTCCACCTCAACATCTTCTTCCAGGATGAGTTCAGCTGCTCCATCAAAACAGGGCTGCTCCAGGCTGAGCCTCACGTGCCCCAGCTCATACCCTGCAAGCTGGTCGCCTTCTCTGTCTTCCAGCTCATCAGCCTCACAGTTGGTGGTGTGTATGTCCTCCTTATGCCTGTCGTCATCTTCAGtgccctgcagctctgtcaGTGGGACAAGGGGCTGCTCTCTGTCTATGAGATGCTGCCTGCCTTTGACCTTCTTAGTCGCAAGATGCTCACCTGCCCCATCAACGACCTCAAtgtcatcctcctcttcctccgGGCCAACATCTCCGAGCTGACGTCCTTCAGCCGCCTCAGTGCCGTCAGTGCCTTGCGGGAGGCAGCTGCTGAGAAGCAGGACATCGATACCGTTGTTGACTTCATGACGCTGCTGGCTGGGCTGGAGGCCACCAAGCCCAAACACCAGGCTTGTATGGCCCCGGGCAATGGCGAGGCCATAGGTAGGTTCCTTGGTGTTCCTGGGGTAGAGGTGACCtctttgctgtcttttcagCGCCCACATTGTTGCATTCCACCTTGTGGGTGAGGCAGAACCTGCCCTGGCCCTTAACCTGCTGCCAAGACCCTTAAGCTTTTGGGGCAGGGACCGGGGCGCTGCTGAGGGTCACTGAGGGGCCGACGGCTCCATCTCTCCATTTCATGACCAGGGTCTGGTTCTGGCAGCCAGGGCCGCGATGCTGCCACCAGCCCATGCGTGGGCAGGAGTTGCTATAGGAACGGGTTTGCTGGGAAGATTGCGGAGCTGGAGGCTGAGACCCAAACTCTGGGCTGATGGTGGGGCTGGGGATTGTCCTCATTTGAGACGGCAGCAGCTCGGCCTCCCCATGGCTGGGGGCAAACTAAACCTTGGGGTGCTGCTGTGATGTtctgctgtgactgtggggtgctGGGCAGGCACCCAACGCACCAGCACTTGCTCTCTCACATGGTTGGGTTTCTGGGGAGCCGGGGGCACCTTCTTTGCTGTCTTCTCAAGCCGCTCGCTGTGTTTTCTGGGCTCTGCAAGGCAGCTCAtccccagcagggcaggagccagAATGTCTGCACTCCTTTCCTCGCCCTGAACATGCAGACTGTGGTCTGTGGTTTTAAAACGAATAAATatggaaagaagggaagattgAGCTGTATTTAGCATCCTCGTTGGCATGGCAACTGCAGGGCCGGCACAGCCAGCTCTGGGGCTAGAAGAGCccaggctgctgggctgggctggttCTAAGCCCAAATAATAATCGCTTCTTCCCCATCTCCGTGCAGAGATGAAGCCTGCGGTGGAAGCCGAGGACGAAGCTGAACCCGACTGCTGAGCCGCTGCTGGGCTCCGGCTGCATCGTGTTCCCAGCGGCAGCGCTGGCTGTTCATTAAACTGGTTTTGTTACACGTGTGCTGCTGGCCGGGCCGGGCTCGGCTCACCTTCTATCTCTGTTCGGGGTTTTTGTGTGCCGGGGTTGAatctttccctccttccctaCAAAAcgaacccaaacaaacaaacggaCGTTGCCGTTGGGGGCCGGAGTCGCGTCGGCCGCGTGGGAGCGTTGCCGGGCAGCGCTGCGTCCCTGAGGTGGGGAAGGTGGGAGCAGGTCGGCCCCGGGAGGAGCGGAAATGGCCGAAATGGGGGGGGGAGCAGCTctgcgggagggggggggtgctggggctgagcccGACGGCAAAGCGGGGCGAACCGGAGCTGCGGGACGGGGGCACCGAGAGCAGCGGGGGGCGGGGCCAGGGCGGGGGGCGTGGTCATGACAGGGGGCGGGGCCACGCGGGCGTCGCGCTTCCGTTGCTGGGAGACCGGCGGCCGCGGCTCAGCGCTGAGCGGGGCGCTCCGGTAGGAGCGGGGCGGGGGACGGAGCGAGGCCGGGCGGGGGCGGAGGGCCGGGAGCTGCTCGCCCCCCCCAGCGCACCCCCCTCCCGCTCCCCCCCCTgctcccccctctcccccccgaGGCTCCTGTGCCGACTCTCCGCAGGCGCGGCGCCCTCCGAGCGGTGCCGGCAGCGCCCCCTGTTGGTCCGCCCGCAGCTGCTCCCGGCGCTGTGTCCGCGGGTTCGATCCCGCCGTCCGCTCGCAGGCGCCATGTCGTTTCCCGACCCGCGCAGCGCCCTGCGGCTGCCCAGCGGCTTCGAGGAGGTGCTGTACGGAATGGCCCGCGAGGTGCTGAAGGCGCAGCCCGACGACGTGCTGGGCTTCATCGCCCGCTACTTCCAGGCGCTGCTGGCCGAGAGGGAGCGTGAGtgcgccccgccccgcggcccggccccgctgcgcCCCCCGGGACCCCCCGTGTCCCCGCCCCGGGCAGCGCCGTGCCTGCGGCCTCATGCGGCGCTTCCTTCCCAGGGGGCTCCGCCGCCCAAAGGACGGAGGCCGAGGTTGTGCCGGAGCGGCTCAAGACGCCGCGGAGCATTTCGGCCGGCGCGATGATGGAGCGCCAGGTGAGCCCTGCGAGCTGCCCCGTGTCCGCAGCGGAGCTGCCTCAGCCCGGGGCTGCGCTCCGTGGCACCGCGGGTTCCCCCCACGCCCCCCGGGGTCACTCGGCGTCCAGCCGTGGAGCCGCGGGCTGTTAACGCTCCTCCTGCCCCGAGCAGCGCAGCCCTCGTGATGCGGACCCGGCCGCCGCTTTCCTGACCTCGCAAGAAGCTGCGACGAAGATCCAGGCTGCGTTCCGGGGCTACAGCGCACGGAAGGACCTGCAGGGTGTGCGCAGAGCCTTCTCGGGGCCCCCCGGCACAACGTCGGACCCCCGGGACTCCCCGTAACCAGGACAGCCCCGCCAGGACGCGGCCGAGCGGGCGCCTCGTCCCCGTATGGAAACATCCTGACCCAAAACGAGGAGCCGAGAAACCTacatttctcttccatttgGTCTCGCAGGGCGGAAAatgagctcctgcagcaccgCCGAGGCGCCTCCATAATGAGAAGTTAATAAAACGCCTGCAGTAGCACGCTCCCCAGGTCCCTGCCGTTATTAGCAGCTCTCACCTGAGGTTCCTCCCCTAAAAGCTCAATGAGGAGCCGTGCCCTTCCAGCACGACCgagagaggggagaaaagcTCTGTAAAGGCCTCGAGACGGTGTTTAGTGCTCTATATTTAGGCCCCTGCATCCCTGGAGCTTGTCAAAATGTGATATCGTCCCTGTGAAAGGAGGGATGTGACATTGCTCCTCTGCCTTCCCCCCCACGGCCGAGGTGCAGCAATCTGGGGGTCTGCGTGGGTCCTCCTGGGTGGGGGATGCAGGGCTGCTCAGCTTGGAAGGGTCTGCAGCCCCCCCCAGGCTCACCCCGCAGAGGAGCCACGCGGCCGCGCAGCACCGAGGTGTCGGGAGCTGCCATGTGCAGGCTGAGAAACACAGGAAGGAGGGACGGGGGCAGCTGGCGGGGACCccatgcagggctgctgccagACGCTGCGCCCTGACCCTGCATCGCCTCCCCAAAGGGTTTGTGCCAACGCCGCGTCGTGACGGCGTGTCCCCAAGCTGGGCCCTGACACCCAATTCCATCCcatggggtgatgctggggggTTTCTGAGTGCCTGGAAAGCGTTGCTCAGGGTGGCTGTGTTTTGGGGTGCCCTCACTGCGAGGAGCAGTGCGGGGagaaggaggcagagctggCGCGGGCTCAACATGCTGCTAATGATTAGAAATGTTCTGGCATTTTGC from Excalfactoria chinensis isolate bCotChi1 chromosome 21, bCotChi1.hap2, whole genome shotgun sequence includes:
- the NRGN gene encoding neurogranin isoform X3, translating into MSFPDPRSALRLPSGFEEVLYGMAREVLKAQPDDVLGFIARYFQALLAERERECAPPRGPAPLRPPGPPGACTKLDEDILDIPLDDPDANAAAAKIQASFRGHMTRKKIKGGEMDRKAKDAECANSTRGGDLRNGD
- the PANX3 gene encoding pannexin-3 isoform X1; translation: MSLSHTAAEYMLSDALLPDPSSSRAKGLRLELPSDRVLKFVAVGLPLFLVSLAFAREFSAGSQISCFSPSNFTGKQSAYADTACWDSLLHHGFDAEGRAVTKSLWALKVFPYSLLVVAVLMYLPYLLWRYAASPTLHSDLLFIIDELDKSYNRSVRLVQHMRKVQQESDDSEQFWEEYERARRERYFEFPLLERYLACKQHSHSLVIIYLLRNLLLLLFLAATCLYLVFLHLNIFFQDEFSCSIKTGLLQAEPHVPQLIPCKLVAFSVFQLISLTVGGVYVLLMPVVIFSALQLCQWDKGLLSVYEMLPAFDLLSRKMLTCPINDLNVILLFLRANISELTSFSRLSAVSALREAAAEKQDIDTVVDFMTLLAGLEATKPKHQACMAPGNGEAIGRFLGVPGVEVTSLLSFQRPHCCIPPCG
- the NRGN gene encoding neurogranin isoform X1; translation: MSFPDPRSALRLPSGFEEVLYGMAREVLKAQPDDVLGFIARYFQALLAERERGSAAQRTEAEVVPERLKTPRSISAGAMMERQRSPRDADPAAAFLTSQEAATKIQAAFRGYSARKDLQGVRRAFSGPPGTTSDPRDSP
- the PANX3 gene encoding pannexin-3 isoform X2 encodes the protein MSLSHTAAEYMLSDALLPDPSSSRAKGLRLELPSDRVLKFVAVGLPLFLVSLAFAREFSAGSQISCFSPSNFTGKQSAYADTACWDSLLHHGFDAEGRAVTKSLWALKVFPYSLLVVAVLMYLPYLLWRYAASPTLHSDLLFIIDELDKSYNRSVRLVQHMRKVQQESDDSEQFWEEYERARRERYFEFPLLERYLACKQHSHSLVIIYLLRNLLLLLFLAATCLYLVFLHLNIFFQDEFSCSIKTGLLQAEPHVPQLIPCKLVAFSVFQLISLTVGGVYVLLMPVVIFSALQLCQWDKGLLSVYEMLPAFDLLSRKMLTCPINDLNVILLFLRANISELTSFSRLSAVSALREAAAEKQDIDTVVDFMTLLAGLEATKPKHQACMAPGNGEAIEMKPAVEAEDEAEPDC
- the RPUSD4 gene encoding pseudouridylate synthase RPUSD4, mitochondrial encodes the protein MAALSARLWRRPGEALGRAASGAVRAEQLAERLRAKRSEEKEKETRREVAAEPARRRARELSALQRVHRNVLAKALRQRVVHQDEQLVLLNKPYGLPVHGGPGVKNCIADVLPILAKMLVNMKAEPLHLCHRLDKETTGVMVLARSREAADRIRLLFKTRQVEKIYWAISVGNPDPAEGIVEIPMVEREVQSHQPHYKMTLAPNYRVSPEDGKVLRIRKNRSAESAVTRYRVLASSSACSLLELQPITGVKHQLRVHLAYGLGCPILGDHKYSHWSKLAPQKLPEITLKRLKLQQSKSRHLPLHLHAYRLSLPLGTSGKQIDLVCEPPSFFHRTLRKLELDIPKE